In one Methylobacterium sp. SyP6R genomic region, the following are encoded:
- a CDS encoding DEAD/DEAH box helicase yields MNVFDLDAALVRDYEQFARSFTSIRAPDIRAAIDGLYERGTFWPEALISINPHFEQGETVESLAHEGLIHPNTANVFRVSGGPIRLHRHQTEAVAKAAAKRSFVVTTGTGSGKSLCFFVPIIDAAIRARAQGEAPRTRAIIVYPMNALANSQLKELEKFIGQSGLSDEMRPTFARYTGQENAEERQRIRNAKPDIILTNFMMLELLMTRQNDLDRAVIGNAHGLEFIVLDELHTYRGRQGADVAMLVRRLRDRLCPDRAPICIGTSATMASEGDETTRASAVAAVASRLFGTPIAASAIIDESLARATNPALNAASFGDALGFAVDAELPLALDDAALVTHPLSVWIELEIGLSDGQTFSRRPPTTLSEAAARLAAKTGRSKERCREQIAAMLTMMSLPAETRGGTGERAFLAFKLHRFISGAGHVHATLRQPDRRITLDGQLFDPKDPGARLYATYFCRACGQEYHPVARIEEDDGVRFIPRSIDEPILAEPDEEARAGYLMPEPQDDPDFAFGGNAEDYPEDWTETRPSGRRLKPVHRTHAPRRVCVNADGATGAAGRPAWFLPGKFRFCLACGDQPAAQAREINKLAGLSSEGRSSATTLLVSSMLRWMNRESSPPAKEKRKLLGFTDNRQDAALQAGHFNDFLFVTLLRGATLAAVRAAGPEGLAEEDFGRKVQQALGFIGEREALRPEWMLDPGTKGAGRHEAERALGRVLAHRVWADQRRGWRFTNPNLEDLGLVRVEYVGLDNLIADERFEKGPPELRAASPEQRREALHILLDALRKGLAVTADALEGQVIEATANASRTYLREPWAISLQETPRHAAALMLDAPRRDVAGLRGEPLIVRGGPRSSLARRLGREEIWSKRLDGKTYLAVVEALLAAADEYGLVRAVPTSFDAEGWRLVSGAIRIVVAKGRPDSRRPNPYFVALYETLAGSLLSGESMLFGFEGREHTAQVDQTRRQWREARFRWEEADRAYLSSELGRLKDDVREPDVFLPVLFCSPTMELGVDISALNAVYLRNVPPTPANYAQRSGRAGRSGQAALVATYCAAQSPHDQYYFAKPEQMVRGVVRPPALDLVNRDLVVAHLHAVWLAEAGVELEPDIPQVLDLADERLPVRASITIALSDPALTVRAAAAMRRVLDAILPELQVARPAWAADLEGFAAETAAQAPQRFSEAFQRWRDLYDGARAQLIDANRRSEMHGLRAEERKEAKIQQAQANEQLSLLERGAASGGSDFYTYRYLATEGFLPGYNFPRLPLYAYIPSVGTGTRGAFLQRARFLAIAEFGPRSLIYHEGRAYRVAKAKLPAGVREEGRLATRTLYVCDACGAGHAEHEQERCHVCAAPMAGTHPVRNVLRIDNVETQAAERITANDEERQRQGFDIRTIFAWPKAGETPDAIEAVAQADDASVMRLDYAPRANISRLNLGLKRRAAKGTFGFGIDPVSGRWSRSPADEADADGPPDGPSLQRVVPIVEDNKNALLLRLPESRISETAMATLQHALARGLSLAFQLEEGEVLSEPVPRRDERRAILAFEATEGGAGVLGRLASEPEALARVARTALTLMHYPDHAAAVAARDPLLLAEDAEAACVKGCYRCLLSYYNQPDHELIDRKDQDVLRLLLRLAAATTVPTVAPALVAGENGDWRAALAQWKLPAPDPAPLDVAGVRLPLAWRDHLVAASPDPVPEAARAALEAQGYAIAALPPTPGEAPPNDLASFLGTAA; encoded by the coding sequence ATGAACGTCTTTGATCTCGATGCAGCACTCGTCCGTGATTACGAGCAATTTGCCCGCTCGTTCACATCGATCCGAGCGCCCGATATTCGAGCTGCAATAGATGGACTGTACGAGCGTGGAACATTTTGGCCTGAGGCGCTAATCAGCATCAACCCACATTTTGAGCAGGGTGAAACCGTTGAGTCTCTCGCGCATGAGGGATTGATTCATCCGAACACAGCCAACGTCTTCCGCGTCAGTGGCGGCCCAATCAGGCTTCACAGACACCAAACCGAAGCAGTGGCCAAGGCAGCGGCAAAGCGCAGCTTTGTCGTGACGACTGGAACAGGGTCGGGCAAGTCGCTGTGCTTCTTTGTGCCAATCATTGATGCTGCAATACGCGCTCGTGCACAAGGGGAAGCGCCGCGCACTCGAGCGATTATTGTTTATCCAATGAACGCCCTTGCTAATAGTCAGTTGAAGGAACTAGAAAAATTCATCGGACAGTCTGGATTGTCCGACGAAATGCGTCCTACCTTTGCGCGATACACTGGGCAAGAGAACGCAGAAGAGCGTCAACGTATACGCAATGCAAAGCCTGATATTATTCTTACTAATTTTATGATGCTAGAACTGTTGATGACTCGGCAGAATGACCTCGACCGTGCAGTCATCGGGAATGCGCACGGGCTTGAATTTATAGTCCTTGACGAGTTGCATACCTATCGCGGCCGTCAAGGCGCCGACGTTGCGATGTTAGTGCGACGTTTGCGCGACCGGCTCTGCCCCGACCGTGCGCCAATCTGCATCGGCACCTCAGCCACTATGGCTAGCGAAGGTGACGAGACTACGCGCGCCTCTGCCGTCGCGGCCGTCGCCTCCCGCCTTTTCGGGACCCCCATCGCGGCGAGCGCAATTATTGATGAGAGCCTCGCCCGCGCAACTAACCCGGCGCTGAATGCCGCCTCATTCGGAGATGCCCTCGGTTTTGCCGTTGATGCCGAACTACCGCTCGCACTAGACGATGCGGCGCTGGTCACGCATCCGCTCTCTGTTTGGATCGAACTTGAGATCGGCCTCTCCGACGGCCAGACCTTTTCTCGACGCCCACCGACTACATTAAGCGAGGCAGCGGCGCGCCTGGCGGCGAAAACCGGCCGTAGCAAAGAGCGCTGCCGTGAGCAGATCGCCGCCATGCTGACGATGATGAGCCTGCCGGCCGAGACCCGAGGGGGCACCGGCGAGCGAGCCTTCCTGGCATTCAAGCTCCATCGTTTCATCTCAGGCGCAGGGCACGTTCATGCGACGCTCCGCCAGCCTGACCGCCGCATCACCCTTGACGGCCAGCTCTTCGACCCCAAGGACCCGGGCGCGCGCCTCTATGCTACGTATTTTTGCCGCGCCTGCGGCCAAGAATATCATCCAGTCGCCCGTATAGAGGAGGACGACGGCGTACGTTTCATCCCCAGGTCCATCGACGAGCCGATCCTCGCCGAGCCCGACGAAGAGGCACGTGCCGGCTACCTGATGCCGGAGCCGCAGGACGACCCAGACTTCGCCTTCGGCGGAAACGCGGAGGACTATCCGGAAGACTGGACCGAAACGCGTCCGTCCGGCCGCCGTCTCAAACCCGTCCACCGGACCCACGCCCCCCGGCGCGTCTGCGTGAATGCGGACGGTGCGACCGGCGCAGCCGGGCGGCCTGCATGGTTCCTGCCCGGCAAATTTCGGTTCTGCCTCGCCTGCGGGGACCAACCGGCTGCGCAGGCGCGAGAAATAAACAAGCTCGCTGGGCTTTCATCTGAGGGCCGAAGTTCAGCCACGACGCTCCTGGTCTCCAGCATGCTGCGCTGGATGAACCGCGAGAGTTCACCGCCTGCTAAGGAAAAGCGCAAGCTCCTCGGCTTTACCGACAACCGCCAGGATGCGGCGCTACAGGCCGGCCATTTCAACGATTTCCTGTTTGTGACCCTGCTGCGGGGGGCGACGCTCGCGGCGGTGCGAGCCGCAGGGCCCGAGGGTTTGGCCGAGGAAGACTTCGGGCGCAAGGTGCAGCAGGCACTCGGCTTCATCGGTGAGCGCGAGGCGTTGCGCCCGGAATGGATGTTGGACCCTGGGACCAAGGGAGCGGGCCGTCACGAGGCCGAGCGTGCGCTTGGCCGCGTCCTTGCTCACCGGGTCTGGGCCGACCAGCGCCGCGGCTGGCGCTTCACCAACCCCAACTTGGAAGATCTTGGACTCGTTCGGGTGGAGTATGTCGGACTTGACAACCTCATCGCAGATGAGCGGTTCGAGAAAGGCCCTCCTGAATTGCGCGCCGCATCGCCGGAGCAGCGGCGCGAGGCGTTGCACATCCTGCTCGACGCGCTCCGGAAGGGGCTTGCGGTCACGGCCGACGCACTCGAGGGCCAGGTCATTGAGGCGACAGCGAATGCGTCCCGGACCTACCTCCGGGAGCCCTGGGCAATCTCGCTGCAGGAGACACCCCGACACGCGGCAGCGCTGATGCTTGATGCGCCACGCCGGGACGTCGCCGGGCTGCGCGGAGAGCCACTCATCGTGCGTGGCGGGCCACGCAGCAGTCTCGCGCGGCGGCTCGGCCGAGAGGAGATCTGGTCGAAGCGGCTCGATGGGAAAACCTACCTCGCGGTTGTCGAGGCGCTGCTCGCCGCGGCAGACGAATACGGGCTTGTGCGGGCTGTCCCGACGAGCTTCGACGCCGAGGGATGGCGTCTTGTCTCCGGCGCCATCCGCATCGTCGTGGCGAAGGGCCGGCCCGATAGCCGGCGCCCCAACCCCTACTTCGTTGCACTCTACGAGACCCTTGCCGGATCGTTGCTCTCCGGTGAGAGCATGCTGTTCGGCTTCGAGGGCCGTGAGCATACTGCACAGGTTGACCAAACCCGGCGCCAATGGCGCGAGGCGCGCTTCCGCTGGGAGGAAGCGGACCGCGCGTATCTTAGTTCGGAGCTGGGCCGGCTCAAGGACGACGTGCGGGAGCCGGACGTCTTCCTGCCGGTGCTGTTCTGCTCGCCAACGATGGAACTCGGCGTCGATATTTCGGCGCTCAACGCGGTGTATCTGCGCAACGTACCGCCGACCCCGGCGAACTACGCTCAGCGGTCTGGTCGCGCCGGACGCTCGGGACAGGCGGCCCTGGTCGCCACCTACTGCGCGGCCCAGAGCCCGCACGATCAGTATTATTTCGCTAAGCCCGAGCAGATGGTCCGTGGCGTGGTCCGACCTCCGGCCCTCGACCTCGTCAACCGGGATCTCGTCGTGGCCCATCTCCACGCCGTATGGCTGGCTGAAGCCGGCGTGGAACTCGAACCCGACATCCCGCAGGTGCTGGACCTAGCGGACGAGCGGCTGCCGGTGCGGGCGAGCATCACCATTGCCCTATCCGATCCGGCCCTGACAGTCCGCGCCGCAGCAGCAATGCGCCGCGTGCTCGATGCCATTCTGCCGGAACTTCAGGTGGCGCGGCCGGCTTGGGCTGCAGATCTCGAGGGCTTTGCGGCCGAGACCGCGGCGCAGGCCCCGCAGCGGTTTTCCGAGGCGTTCCAGCGCTGGCGCGACCTCTATGACGGCGCTCGCGCCCAGCTCATCGACGCGAACCGCCGCTCAGAGATGCACGGGCTGCGCGCCGAGGAGCGCAAGGAGGCGAAGATCCAACAAGCGCAGGCGAACGAGCAGCTCTCGCTCCTTGAGCGCGGGGCCGCAAGCGGTGGCTCGGACTTCTATACCTACCGCTATCTTGCAACTGAGGGCTTTCTGCCTGGTTACAATTTTCCGCGCCTGCCACTCTACGCCTATATCCCGTCGGTCGGCACTGGCACCAGAGGGGCGTTCCTGCAGCGGGCGCGCTTCCTGGCCATCGCTGAATTCGGCCCGAGGAGCTTGATCTACCACGAGGGCCGCGCATACCGTGTCGCGAAGGCAAAGCTCCCGGCCGGTGTTCGCGAGGAAGGCCGCCTCGCGACCCGCACGCTCTACGTCTGCGATGCCTGCGGCGCCGGGCACGCCGAGCACGAGCAGGAACGCTGCCATGTCTGCGCAGCGCCGATGGCAGGCACCCATCCGGTGCGCAATGTCCTGCGCATTGACAACGTCGAGACCCAGGCCGCCGAGCGTATCACTGCCAACGACGAGGAGCGCCAGCGCCAGGGCTTCGACATCCGCACCATTTTCGCGTGGCCGAAGGCGGGGGAGACGCCGGACGCTATCGAGGCTGTGGCGCAGGCCGACGATGCATCGGTGATGCGGCTTGACTACGCCCCACGCGCCAACATCAGCCGGCTAAACCTGGGGCTGAAGCGGCGCGCGGCGAAGGGCACGTTCGGCTTTGGCATCGATCCGGTCAGCGGCCGCTGGAGCCGCAGCCCGGCCGACGAAGCGGACGCGGACGGGCCGCCCGACGGTCCGTCCCTCCAAAGGGTCGTGCCGATTGTCGAGGACAACAAGAACGCCCTGTTGCTGCGCCTGCCGGAGAGCCGCATCTCCGAGACGGCGATGGCGACGCTCCAGCACGCGCTCGCGCGGGGCCTGAGCCTCGCCTTCCAGCTGGAGGAGGGCGAGGTGCTGAGCGAACCGGTGCCGCGTCGCGATGAACGCCGGGCAATCCTCGCCTTTGAGGCGACAGAGGGAGGAGCGGGCGTGCTCGGGCGCCTCGCCTCCGAGCCCGAGGCCCTCGCCCGTGTTGCTCGTACAGCGCTCACGCTTATGCATTATCCCGACCATGCGGCAGCGGTGGCGGCGCGGGATCCATTGTTGCTCGCTGAGGATGCCGAAGCCGCCTGTGTGAAGGGCTGCTACCGCTGTCTGCTTTCCTACTACAACCAGCCCGACCACGAGCTGATCGACCGCAAGGACCAGGACGTACTGCGTCTGCTGCTGCGTCTCGCG